TGCACGCTCTACTTGGGTCGGTTCTACCTAAGTTTTGGCGTACACTAAACTAGGCCTCACAGATATTGACTTTCTGAGGCGGTACAATTCGTCTAAGCGAGTGGTGATTTACTATTCGGGCATGAATGTTGTTGAATCATACAACTCGTTGTTTAAAATCAGGTGGTGCATGAGCCGGTTAAACTGACTCATTGCGGCGATGGCAATTTTCTTAGTCCCGTGGGACTGAGCGGATTGCTTTTTTCGTTTGTAGTTTGCGCTGATCAGCGTCGGTTGATATTGCGAGACGCTGATAATGTTTAGGATTGCCCTGTACAAAATCTTTCGGGCATACGGGTTCCCACGTTTTCTAATGTGCATTTTTGCTTCGTATTGTCCTGACTCATAGCGAATCAAGTCAATTCCAATATAAGCATTAATCGCATTGGCACTGTGAAAACGTCGCACGTCTCCCAGTTCTGCGATCAAGCATAGTGCTGTTTTTATACCGATTCCTGGGATCGAAACAAGGAGCGGCACTTCGCTGAGGTTTTCTCCCAAAGTTGTCATTTCTACGATTATCTGGGCCTTTAACTGATTGATGCGTTCAACTTCTTTAGCCAAGGCTATAACAGCTCTGACAGCGTGTGACTGTGGCTCTTTTGCCGGCGCTGAGTTTTGAGCTAAGGCCAATAAACGGTTGGCCAGTTTCATAGCTCGCTTGAGGCCTATCTTTTTAGAGGTCTCGGTTAAGATGATTTCTGTCAGTTCATTCTCTTCGTGAGACAGTACGATCGCTGGGTGCGGAAATCTTTGAACGATGTGCCAGTAGAGAACACCGTCAGTCGAGCTCATAAAATGCTCGATTTCCGGAAAGGTTAGCTGGAGCGCTCTATGCAGACGATTCTTGTTGGTTACAATGTCTTTATTAAACTGCTGATACGTCCGCTCTAGATCGTGTAACTCTGTATAAACTGGGCTTTCCTGATAGGTTGGCCTGAAGTGATTTTTGATCATCGCTCTGGCTAAACCCACCGCATCCAGCGCATCAGTTTTTGTATGCCTGAATTCTTCCATCACTTTCTTTGCGGCTAATGGATTGAGTTCTGTATATTTCCAGCCGTCTCGCTGTAGAAAGGCACGCAAACGACGAGAGTACATCGCGGTCGCCTCGTATATGATTAGGGGTGCGTTGAAGCTATTGAGTTCATCACTTAATAGCGAAAATCCTAACCGATCTAACCCAATTTTAAATTGCTTGATAACGACGTTATCAACAAGTACCGCTACATTGGCGTTCTCTTTACTGACATCAATACCAAATACACATTCCATACAACAAACACCACCTTTGAAGTTGTTTCACCGATTCACTCATCCCAATTTTCAATACACGGCGTCTTGCGCCAACAGACTGCGAACGAGTTTCTTGGTGGATCAAGCGAAGTTGCCAGTTTGATTTACGACGTCAAAGCGCCAAAAAGACCTACGGCATGTCAACTTCAACACCACTTTATCAAAAAAGAAAAGTGACGAACCAAGATTCCGTCGAGTCTTGGTTCGTCACTCATGTTAGTCTGTTTGATTGTCTAGGATTGCTACCACAATCGTGATGATGAGCGCAATCAATGATAGTATGAAACCGCCAAAGACCAGCATCAGCATCAAGGCGTCAGCAACGGACAACTAGGCACCTCCCTTCGTATAGATTTTGATCATCGCGCATAGGCGATCACCTCACAATACGTTGGATTTGCCAATCATCATTCACTTTCTTGTCTCATCCATTATGCCATACCAAATAGCAAAACGCTTAGAGTCGCAAAGATTCTAGGCATTTTTTAATTGCTCGTGTCACCGTGGCAGCGACTGCTTTTGAAAGCATGCAACAGAGCTCTCTATAAGTAGTACCAGCGTCATTTTATAGCTTGTTCAGCAAATATAGCGTGTATAGTCAGTCCTGTAACTTCGCACATTGACGGACACTTTTGTTACACAAGCAATGATGTTGGCAGTTTACCTCACTCCAAATATAATGACATCAGAAAGGGTGATGCACATGACGGTTAAGACTAGTCGACAGGGGAATTCAATTGTGATCCCTATTCCTGTCTCGTTCAACATTGGTGAAAATGTTGAATATCAACCAAGTATAGATAAAAATGGTGTCATTCGTTTAACACCTGTTAATCAGAATATTTTTAAAGCAGATATGACATATGATCTTCGTAAGGCCATCAGGAAAGAAAATATTGGCGATAATGGCACCCCTGACGGATATGAGAACGTTTGGAATGATTAAAACAATGTTCCAAGGAGATCTACATTGAGTCGCGCGCTAGGCATGAATATGGTTGGCCATATTTCGTCAGTTGGCAATACGTTTCTGCGAGTGTTGGTAATCAAGGACTCTGCGTACAATCAAAGCACACGACTGATTGTGCTAGTGCTGATTTTTGGGATTGTGCTGGGAACATTTGGCATTATCGGAAAATAGATCTTATTCTCACAGAAACGAATCAAACAGACTGCAATCACCAGAAGCTGATGGTTGCAGTCTGTTTTAATGGAGCCTCGACACACGATTACCGACTTTCATGATCAGCAGTCGAAGATGACCGGCGTTTTTGCCATGGTAATTGATTTCGTTGTGGTCGATTACGAATCGCGTGTAACAATTTGGCTTGGCGATCGCGGTCATCATGCGCCTCGATTTTCTCCAAGTGAGCAAATGACTCAGCGGTTAGCAACTTAACATGCTGTGGTAAATGTTGCTTTAAGAAGTCGCGGATCACCGTTTCCGGCTGATCAAAGGTCAACGAATAACTGCCACCTTTTTTGGACCAGAACGTGACCATTGTTCCTTGCTTGATTTGCTCAGTAATGACCCGATCATAGCGCGCATAATCACTGGCATGTGCGATGGAACCATAAGTGATGACCTTTTCTTCTCCAAGTCCTTGCCGATAAAGTCCGACACTAGCCACTAGAACAGCCACAAAGACCAATCGCAGGTTACTGATCGTATTGGTCGTCCAAAACAAAGCAACAATTAAAATAGCTGCAGCAATGGACAAAGCTATTTTGAATTTGGACGACTTCGTTTTGATTTTTAGCTGCCACTGCTGCTGCAATTCCAGATAGAGTAATCCACCAAGCAAAACAGCGGTTGCTGTCACGTCAATCATTTAAATGCCTCCTCCTTCAGTTAACCAACATCTGCCAATTCACTTAAATGCTTACCATTCGGCGATGGTCCCGTCATAGTTCTTCCATGCCGGGTTGCTCCAAACAAGACCTTCTTGTGCAACTTCTTTGATCTTGTCTTCGTCCATATCAATGCCAAGACCTGGGCCTTTTGGCAATTGAACATAACTGTCTTTGTATTGAAAGATTTCTTTATTTTTAACAAAGTCCAACAGGTCAAAGCCTTGGTTGTAATGAATGCCTAAACTTTGTTCCTGAATGAAAACATTCGGCGTGCAGGCATCGACTTGCAAGGTAGCGGCTAAGGAAACTGGACCGTATGGCGCATGCGGGGCAACCCCCATATCGAAGGCTTCGGCCATTGCAGCAATCTTGCGGGTTTCCAAAATACCGCCGCAAAGTGC
This genomic window from Lacticaseibacillus paracasei subsp. paracasei contains:
- a CDS encoding IS110 family transposase, with protein sequence MECVFGIDVSKENANVAVLVDNVVIKQFKIGLDRLGFSLLSDELNSFNAPLIIYEATAMYSRRLRAFLQRDGWKYTELNPLAAKKVMEEFRHTKTDALDAVGLARAMIKNHFRPTYQESPVYTELHDLERTYQQFNKDIVTNKNRLHRALQLTFPEIEHFMSSTDGVLYWHIVQRFPHPAIVLSHEENELTEIILTETSKKIGLKRAMKLANRLLALAQNSAPAKEPQSHAVRAVIALAKEVERINQLKAQIIVEMTTLGENLSEVPLLVSIPGIGIKTALCLIAELGDVRRFHSANAINAYIGIDLIRYESGQYEAKMHIRKRGNPYARKILYRAILNIISVSQYQPTLISANYKRKKQSAQSHGTKKIAIAAMSQFNRLMHHLILNNELYDSTTFMPE
- a CDS encoding putative holin-like toxin, whose translation is MSVADALMLMLVFGGFILSLIALIITIVVAILDNQTD
- the mazE gene encoding type II toxin-antitoxin system PemI/MazE family antitoxin; this encodes MTVKTSRQGNSIVIPIPVSFNIGENVEYQPSIDKNGVIRLTPVNQNIFKADMTYDLRKAIRKENIGDNGTPDGYENVWND